Proteins encoded in a region of the Halarcobacter mediterraneus genome:
- a CDS encoding alpha-amylase/4-alpha-glucanotransferase domain-containing protein translates to MKTELLFGVHCHQPVDNFDKVVYEIIEKSYKPFFTTLKQFPEFKCSVHFSGWLLEFIKTNDKELFDLLKSLTKQLEFFTGGFYEPILASIPSFDRIEQINMLSDYIEENFKQRPRGLWLTERIWDDSIIDDLKKCNIDYVMVDDYHLIASGFDKSNLKGYFLTENSNDKIALFPINKDLRYMIPFSNIDNTMNKLNSFSNEKGKNAAIIFDDGEKFGVWPKTHERVYEKQWLEKFFKSCIEDDNINISTFCEFYDNNKAISLSYLPTVSYHEMGEWSVLPNISDDYYDLLSRNMHQEYLIRGGIWKNFFLKYNESNWIHKRVLQLSKEENQTEEFKNLLFKAQCNDVLWHGVFGGIYLPNLRDNAYKYIIQCENLLNKENSCTKYDINIDSINEYKYYTKNLIVIIDPKLAGQIVELDLKEKLFNYQNTLTRYSEPYHKKIEKKDSLEEVEITTEDEIDNIHTNTLSTSEDVEFYKDWYLKKSAIDHICDNSLNLEKFKTCTFKEYADFANQEFEVLKQNNNSLSLKRIGGVYKEEKFETTLQKEFDFLKNEISSNIKITTECNESLKYLLEWNLHFQVYDIVTINGHNVNEELKLENSQLTIIDQSLNRTIFFQFDQCVDIYMYPVKSVSQSEIGVDYTIQGLCFSFSLEFKSILDLKYSVTIK, encoded by the coding sequence ATGAAAACTGAACTATTATTTGGAGTACATTGTCATCAACCTGTTGATAATTTTGATAAGGTAGTTTATGAAATTATAGAAAAGTCTTATAAACCATTTTTTACTACTTTAAAACAATTCCCTGAATTTAAATGTTCTGTTCACTTTAGTGGTTGGCTTTTAGAATTTATAAAAACAAACGATAAAGAACTTTTTGATTTATTAAAAAGCTTAACTAAGCAGTTAGAGTTTTTTACAGGTGGTTTTTATGAACCTATTTTAGCTTCAATTCCTAGCTTTGATAGAATAGAACAAATAAATATGCTTTCAGATTATATTGAGGAAAACTTTAAACAACGTCCAAGGGGGTTATGGCTTACTGAAAGAATTTGGGATGACTCGATAATAGATGATTTAAAAAAATGTAATATTGATTATGTAATGGTAGATGATTACCATTTAATTGCTTCAGGATTTGATAAGTCAAACCTTAAAGGATACTTTCTAACAGAGAATAGCAATGATAAAATTGCTTTATTTCCTATTAATAAAGATTTACGTTATATGATTCCTTTTTCTAATATTGATAATACTATGAACAAATTAAACTCTTTTTCCAATGAAAAAGGCAAAAATGCTGCAATAATCTTTGATGATGGTGAAAAATTTGGAGTTTGGCCTAAAACTCATGAAAGAGTATATGAAAAACAATGGTTAGAAAAGTTTTTTAAATCTTGTATTGAAGATGATAATATTAATATTTCTACTTTTTGTGAGTTCTATGATAATAATAAAGCTATTTCACTAAGCTATTTGCCTACAGTTTCTTATCATGAAATGGGAGAATGGTCTGTTTTACCAAATATTTCAGATGATTATTATGATTTATTATCAAGAAATATGCATCAAGAGTATTTAATAAGAGGTGGTATTTGGAAAAACTTCTTTTTGAAATATAATGAAAGTAATTGGATTCATAAAAGAGTTTTACAATTATCAAAAGAAGAGAATCAAACAGAAGAATTTAAAAACTTATTATTTAAAGCACAATGTAATGATGTTTTATGGCATGGTGTTTTTGGAGGTATTTATCTTCCAAATTTAAGAGACAATGCTTATAAATATATAATTCAATGTGAGAATCTTTTAAACAAAGAAAACTCTTGTACGAAATATGATATTAATATAGATTCTATTAATGAATATAAATATTATACAAAAAATTTAATAGTAATTATTGACCCAAAATTAGCAGGACAAATAGTAGAACTAGACTTAAAAGAAAAACTATTTAATTACCAAAATACTCTTACTAGATATAGTGAACCTTATCATAAAAAAATAGAAAAAAAAGATAGCCTAGAAGAAGTAGAAATAACGACAGAAGATGAAATTGATAATATTCATACTAATACTTTATCAACAAGTGAAGACGTTGAGTTTTATAAGGATTGGTATTTAAAAAAATCTGCTATTGACCATATATGTGATAATTCATTAAACTTAGAGAAGTTTAAAACTTGTACCTTCAAAGAGTATGCAGATTTTGCAAATCAAGAATTCGAAGTTTTAAAACAAAATAACAATTCACTATCTTTAAAAAGAATTGGTGGGGTTTACAAAGAAGAAAAATTTGAAACTACTTTACAAAAAGAATTTGACTTTTTAAAAAATGAAATATCTTCAAATATAAAAATAACTACAGAATGTAACGAGTCTTTAAAATATTTATTAGAGTGGAATTTACACTTCCAAGTTTATGATATAGTAACAATTAATGGTCATAATGTAAATGAAGAATTAAAACTTGAAAATTCTCAATTAACTATTATTGACCAAAGTTTAAATAGAACTATCTTTTTTCAATTTGACCAATGTGTTGATATTTATATGTACCCTGTAAAAAGTGTTAGTCAAAGTGAAATAGGAGTTGATTATACAATTCAAGGTTTATGTTTTAGTTTTTCTTTAGAGTTCAAATCAATATTAGATTTAAAATATAGTGTAACTATTAAATAA
- a CDS encoding arsenate reductase family protein: MKVYGISNCASVKKAKKFFDEHSILYEFVDLSKTSLDKEKIESWQNFLPAGQMLNSRSKSYREMDLKNKKLDDKKALKAILKDNLILKRPIIEHGLNGEQKFTIGFDEQEYKQTFL, encoded by the coding sequence ATGAAAGTATATGGTATCAGTAATTGTGCTAGTGTAAAAAAAGCAAAAAAGTTTTTTGATGAACATTCAATCCTTTATGAATTTGTTGATTTAAGTAAAACATCTTTAGACAAAGAAAAAATAGAGTCTTGGCAAAACTTTTTACCAGCAGGACAAATGTTAAATTCAAGAAGTAAATCTTATAGAGAAATGGATTTGAAAAATAAAAAACTAGATGATAAAAAAGCCTTAAAAGCAATTTTAAAAGATAATTTAATACTAAAAAGACCTATTATTGAACATGGTTTAAATGGAGAACAAAAGTTTACAATAGGTTTTGATGAGCAAGAGTATAAACAAACTTTTCTGTAA
- a CDS encoding AI-2E family transporter: protein MDAVNLRNYFFYLACIVIIIAGLKVASEIVVILFLAIFISSIFSTLLRFLESKHIPRLFSYLLVIGLFVLISLLLAYIVNISLKDFISNLPQYEKQLQSVVVNIVALGESYGFKIDKNMVLEALNFKSFFGITTDLIGSIGTFLSKFLLIVIGVAFILAESKSFEKKTRAIFKQNSEELEHFKLFSHNIQKYFLVKSTTSFLTGAIITIGLIFFDIDYPILWGVIAMLFNFVPVVGSIIAAIPAVLLSLVNVDLNTTIILIIFYVAINISISNIIEPKLMGKELGLSPLVIFFSLILWGWVLGIVGMFLAVPITMTLKIAFSSNTSTQWLAVLMSDIKTRKVSSRK from the coding sequence GTGGATGCAGTAAATTTAAGAAATTATTTTTTTTATTTAGCTTGTATTGTTATTATCATTGCTGGGTTAAAAGTTGCCAGTGAAATTGTTGTAATCTTATTTTTAGCAATCTTTATATCTTCTATTTTTTCTACATTACTTAGGTTTTTAGAGAGTAAACATATTCCTAGATTATTTTCTTATCTTTTAGTTATAGGACTTTTTGTTTTAATATCTTTACTTTTGGCTTATATTGTAAATATATCTTTAAAAGATTTTATTTCAAACTTACCTCAATATGAAAAACAGCTTCAAAGTGTAGTGGTAAATATTGTAGCTTTAGGGGAAAGTTATGGCTTTAAGATTGATAAAAATATGGTTTTGGAAGCTTTAAATTTTAAATCTTTTTTTGGGATTACTACAGACTTAATTGGAAGTATAGGAACTTTTCTTTCTAAATTTTTACTTATAGTAATTGGAGTTGCTTTTATTTTAGCAGAGTCTAAATCCTTTGAAAAAAAGACAAGAGCAATTTTTAAACAAAATAGTGAAGAACTAGAACACTTTAAACTTTTTTCTCATAATATCCAAAAATATTTTTTAGTAAAAAGTACAACAAGTTTTTTAACAGGTGCAATCATTACTATAGGACTTATATTTTTTGATATAGATTATCCTATTCTTTGGGGTGTAATTGCAATGCTTTTTAATTTTGTTCCTGTTGTAGGGTCAATTATAGCTGCTATTCCAGCAGTTTTATTATCTTTAGTTAATGTAGATTTAAATACTACAATAATATTAATTATCTTTTATGTAGCGATTAATATCTCTATAAGTAATATAATAGAACCAAAACTTATGGGTAAAGAGTTGGGTCTTTCTCCTTTAGTAATTTTCTTTTCTTTAATTCTTTGGGGATGGGTGTTAGGAATAGTTGGTATGTTTTTAGCTGTTCCTATTACAATGACTTTAAAAATTGCTTTTAGTTCAAATACAAGTACCCAATGGCTTGCAGTATTGATGTCTGATATAAAAACAAGAAAAGTAAGTAGTAGGAAATAA
- a CDS encoding DUF502 domain-containing protein, with protein sequence MLDTIKKYFSYGKNHVFTVILKGLFWLAPIAAITVIILWVYEKINALTGSMFDLLGFEAEKFPFLWTIVGVILMAFFAYILGVFAETRLVALIQKAYSKIPGYATIKELINIFNTSKSGEKKVLVVLIRGFSKDDYNVGLMYSTKESVVKDHYTVVLSMTPIPNGGYMFEVHKDKIRVIQEASFDSNLQYLLSMGVKSLADIINVEPRKIEEFKTLSEFLENNIDKKEI encoded by the coding sequence ATGCTAGATACAATAAAAAAATATTTTTCATATGGTAAAAATCATGTTTTTACAGTGATATTAAAAGGGCTCTTTTGGTTAGCGCCTATAGCTGCTATTACTGTAATTATTTTATGGGTATATGAAAAAATAAATGCCTTAACTGGAAGTATGTTTGATTTACTTGGTTTTGAAGCTGAGAAATTTCCTTTTCTCTGGACAATCGTTGGAGTAATTTTAATGGCATTTTTTGCTTATATTCTTGGGGTATTTGCAGAAACAAGACTTGTGGCTTTAATTCAAAAAGCTTATTCAAAAATACCTGGTTATGCAACAATTAAAGAATTAATCAATATTTTCAATACTTCTAAATCTGGAGAAAAAAAGGTTTTAGTTGTTTTAATTAGAGGTTTCTCAAAAGATGATTATAATGTCGGATTAATGTATTCAACAAAAGAGTCAGTAGTAAAAGATCATTATACCGTAGTTTTATCAATGACACCAATTCCAAATGGTGGTTATATGTTTGAAGTGCATAAAGATAAAATCAGGGTTATTCAAGAAGCAAGTTTTGATTCAAATTTACAATATCTTTTATCTATGGGTGTTAAATCTTTAGCTGATATAATAAATGTTGAACCTAGAAAAATAGAAGAATTTAAAACATTGAGTGAATTTTTAGAAAATAATATTGATAAAAAGGAGATTTAG
- a CDS encoding cation:proton antiporter domain-containing protein produces the protein METTLFIFFISLALATTLNLVLKKLSISHIIGYILTGTIITSFFSLSKESNLHSLELIAEFGIVFLMFTIGLEMPLEKIKRLRKLLFKNGLLQVTLSSLIIFLFSRFLFDLDWISSIIIALAFSLSSTAIVLSYLKQSKDIYTPYGERATSILVFQDLAVIPILLLITFLSHNSANMESIILKTIFSAFIIIIFMFTIGKKIVSYLLHFSSKTNLEELFLASVLSIVLGASILSHELGFSYSLGAFIAGMIIAETKYSIKVESDIASYKDLLLGTFFFSVGTKIDISYFLDNFIYLILVLIAVMFIKAFVIYFIIKTEANKSDSIKSALALCQIGEFSFAVFALASTNNLLDENTSNFLILVTVLSMIITPFIISNIYKLSSYFVVEFFESDKITPIDKEDHIIICGYSTLGRILAHRLAEKQKDFIIISDNLKHVLLARKNGYMAYFGHIEKKTVIESLKVENATKIILTLNNLNTKSLICEAILKYNPKANLIVKIDSRNEKKHLSNFDIKHFIHAQQETANLIFEKIEE, from the coding sequence ATGGAAACAACACTATTTATATTTTTTATTTCACTAGCCCTAGCTACGACACTGAATTTAGTTCTTAAAAAACTATCAATTTCTCATATTATTGGTTATATTTTAACTGGAACAATAATAACAAGCTTTTTTAGTTTGTCAAAAGAAAGCAACTTACATTCTTTAGAACTTATTGCTGAGTTTGGAATTGTCTTTTTAATGTTTACAATTGGTCTTGAGATGCCTTTGGAAAAAATCAAAAGATTAAGAAAACTACTTTTTAAGAATGGTTTACTTCAAGTAACTCTTAGTTCCTTAATAATTTTCCTTTTTAGTCGTTTTTTATTTGATTTAGATTGGATTTCTTCAATAATTATTGCTTTAGCTTTTTCATTATCATCAACAGCAATTGTTTTAAGTTATTTAAAACAATCAAAAGATATTTATACACCCTATGGAGAAAGAGCAACTTCTATTTTAGTATTTCAAGACTTAGCAGTTATTCCAATTTTATTATTAATTACTTTTTTGTCTCACAATTCAGCAAATATGGAGAGTATTATTTTAAAAACAATTTTTTCTGCTTTTATAATAATTATTTTTATGTTTACAATTGGTAAGAAAATAGTTAGTTATTTACTTCATTTTTCTTCAAAAACAAACTTAGAAGAACTATTTTTAGCTTCTGTCTTATCTATTGTTTTAGGAGCTTCAATTCTATCCCATGAACTTGGTTTTTCATACTCACTTGGAGCATTTATTGCAGGAATGATTATTGCAGAAACAAAATATAGTATAAAAGTAGAATCAGATATTGCTAGTTATAAAGACTTACTTCTAGGAACATTTTTCTTTTCAGTAGGAACTAAAATTGATATTTCTTATTTTTTAGATAATTTTATTTATTTGATTTTAGTTTTAATTGCAGTAATGTTTATAAAAGCTTTTGTAATTTACTTTATAATAAAAACAGAAGCTAATAAAAGTGATTCAATAAAATCTGCACTAGCTCTTTGTCAAATTGGAGAATTTTCTTTTGCAGTTTTTGCTTTAGCCTCAACAAATAATCTCTTAGATGAAAATACAAGTAACTTTTTAATCTTAGTTACTGTTTTATCAATGATTATCACACCTTTTATAATAAGTAATATTTATAAACTATCTTCTTACTTTGTAGTTGAGTTTTTTGAATCTGATAAAATTACTCCCATTGATAAAGAAGACCATATAATTATTTGTGGATATTCAACTTTAGGAAGAATTCTTGCTCATAGATTAGCAGAAAAACAAAAGGATTTTATTATTATATCTGATAATTTAAAACATGTATTATTAGCAAGAAAAAATGGATATATGGCTTATTTTGGGCATATAGAAAAAAAGACTGTTATTGAATCCCTTAAAGTTGAGAATGCTACAAAAATCATATTAACTTTAAATAATTTAAATACAAAATCTTTAATTTGTGAAGCAATATTAAAATACAACCCAAAAGCCAACTTAATAGTAAAAATTGATTCAAGAAATGAAAAAAAACATTTGTCTAATTTTGACATTAAACACTTTATTCACGCTCAACAAGAAACTGCAAATTTAATATTTGAAAAAATTGAAGAATAA
- a CDS encoding aminotransferase class I/II-fold pyridoxal phosphate-dependent enzyme, whose protein sequence is MYEKELSSIKKANRYRTRRTFNNNLIDLASNDYLGLASQKQLFESAYKRVYKENFFSPKASMLVNGYSNIHKEFEEDLKYINNFEDAIVVGSGFLANLSMIEALTRKNDLLFIDESYHASGMLATRVLNKQQVIIFKHNDYEDLKEKFETNPTKGRKIIAIEGVYSMEGDLAPKEIFDFANEKEALLIVDEAHSSGVLGDNLLGIFDYYKIKPQVNHIKMGTLGKSYGSYGAYILASKTIIDFLLNRAKAIIYTTAPSLFDMALGHEALKYIQSNKKELKLKIDSNLKTIYNNLKINSKSLIIPIKIGDNKKVLEIQKKLEEKGFLVGAIRQPTVKSAIIRLIAKVDINEKQLNEVCKILKEIR, encoded by the coding sequence TTGTACGAAAAAGAATTAAGTTCAATAAAAAAAGCCAATAGATATCGTACTAGAAGAACTTTCAACAATAATTTAATTGATCTAGCTTCAAATGACTATTTAGGTCTTGCTTCACAAAAACAACTTTTTGAAAGTGCTTACAAAAGAGTTTACAAAGAAAACTTTTTTTCACCAAAAGCTTCCATGCTAGTAAATGGATATAGTAATATTCATAAAGAGTTTGAAGAAGATTTAAAATATATAAATAATTTTGAAGATGCTATAGTTGTAGGAAGTGGTTTCCTTGCAAATCTATCAATGATAGAAGCACTAACAAGAAAAAATGACTTACTTTTTATTGATGAAAGTTACCATGCAAGTGGAATGTTAGCAACAAGAGTTTTAAATAAACAACAAGTGATTATTTTCAAGCATAATGATTATGAAGATTTAAAAGAAAAATTTGAAACCAATCCAACAAAAGGCAGAAAAATAATTGCAATTGAAGGTGTTTATTCTATGGAAGGGGATTTAGCCCCTAAAGAGATTTTTGATTTTGCAAATGAAAAAGAAGCTTTATTAATTGTAGATGAAGCACATTCTTCTGGAGTTTTAGGAGATAATTTACTTGGGATTTTTGATTATTATAAAATTAAGCCTCAAGTAAATCACATAAAAATGGGAACATTAGGGAAATCCTATGGAAGTTATGGGGCATATATTCTTGCATCAAAGACAATTATTGATTTTCTATTAAATAGAGCTAAAGCTATTATTTATACTACTGCACCTTCATTATTTGATATGGCACTAGGACATGAAGCTCTAAAATATATACAAAGCAACAAAAAAGAACTAAAATTAAAAATTGACTCTAATTTAAAAACCATATACAATAATTTAAAAATCAATTCAAAAAGTTTAATTATTCCTATAAAAATAGGAGATAATAAAAAAGTTCTCGAAATACAAAAAAAGCTTGAAGAAAAAGGCTTTTTAGTAGGGGCAATTAGACAGCCAACCGTAAAAAGTGCAATAATTAGACTTATTGCAAAAGTTGATATAAATGAAAAACAACTAAATGAAGTTTGTAAAATATTAAAGGAAATAAGATGA
- a CDS encoding carbonic anhydrase, translating into MILNELIKGNEEFRKSNFLELEEEIKELVEHGQKPEVLFIGCSDSRVTPDLMLNSKPGDMFILRNVGNFVPPYKHDEDYHGSAAAIEYAVAVLKVKHIIVCGHSHCGACKSLYEDIPDTESLIHIKTWLRLGSKAKERTLKNKKFTTEEEMYRATERNSIRNQLENLLTYPDVVKFLKSGELKIHGWYYDIETARIDYYDQEDDNFKPLSEFTYEA; encoded by the coding sequence ATGATTCTAAATGAACTAATTAAAGGTAATGAAGAGTTCAGAAAATCAAACTTCTTAGAATTAGAAGAAGAAATAAAAGAGTTAGTCGAACATGGGCAAAAACCTGAAGTTTTATTTATAGGTTGTTCAGATAGTAGAGTTACTCCTGATTTAATGCTAAACTCAAAACCTGGGGATATGTTTATTTTAAGAAATGTTGGTAATTTTGTACCTCCATATAAACATGATGAAGATTATCATGGAAGTGCTGCAGCAATTGAATATGCTGTTGCTGTCTTAAAAGTTAAACATATCATTGTTTGTGGACATTCTCATTGTGGAGCCTGTAAATCATTATATGAAGACATTCCAGATACTGAATCTTTAATTCATATCAAAACTTGGTTAAGGCTTGGATCAAAAGCAAAAGAAAGAACATTAAAAAATAAAAAGTTTACAACAGAAGAAGAAATGTATAGAGCAACAGAAAGAAACTCTATACGAAATCAATTAGAAAATTTACTTACATATCCTGATGTAGTAAAATTTCTAAAAAGTGGTGAACTTAAAATTCATGGCTGGTACTATGATATAGAAACAGCAAGAATTGATTACTACGATCAAGAAGATGATAATTTTAAACCTTTAAGTGAGTTTACATATGAAGCATAA
- the mqnE gene encoding aminofutalosine synthase MqnE, protein MSILEKIEKRQRLEYDDAIKLYDLDLFDLASIANEIRKEKHQDKTYFNINRHINPTNVCKDVCAFCAYSASRKNPNPYTMSHEQILEIVKNSSKNGIKEVHIVSAHNPDTGLKWYLDIFRKIKEQFPDIHVKALTAAEVHFLSKQYNLTYEEIINKMIESGVDSMPGGGAEIFDEKVRKRVCGGKVTSQQWLDIHKLWHKSGHESNATMLFGHVEQREHRIDHMLRLRKLQDETQGFNAFIPLVYQKENNYLRVKEFLTGQEILKTMAISRILLDNIPHIKAYWVTSTVKLALLAQEFGANDLDGTIEKESIQSAAGAKSANGMPLEQFVDLIKNSGFTPVERDSLYNEIKFW, encoded by the coding sequence ATGAGTATATTAGAAAAAATTGAAAAAAGACAAAGACTTGAATATGATGATGCTATAAAACTTTATGATTTAGACCTTTTTGATTTAGCATCTATTGCAAATGAAATAAGAAAAGAAAAACATCAAGACAAAACATATTTTAATATAAATAGGCATATTAATCCCACAAATGTCTGTAAAGATGTCTGTGCTTTCTGTGCTTATAGTGCAAGTAGAAAAAACCCTAATCCTTACACAATGAGTCATGAACAAATCTTAGAAATAGTTAAAAACTCATCAAAAAATGGAATCAAAGAAGTACACATTGTATCTGCACATAACCCCGATACTGGTTTAAAATGGTACTTAGATATTTTTAGAAAAATTAAAGAACAATTTCCCGATATTCATGTAAAAGCTTTAACAGCAGCAGAAGTACACTTTTTATCAAAGCAGTATAATCTTACTTATGAAGAAATTATCAATAAAATGATAGAAAGTGGTGTTGATTCTATGCCCGGTGGAGGAGCTGAGATTTTTGATGAAAAAGTAAGAAAAAGAGTTTGTGGAGGAAAAGTAACTTCACAACAATGGTTAGATATTCATAAACTTTGGCATAAATCAGGACATGAAAGTAATGCTACTATGCTTTTTGGGCATGTAGAACAAAGAGAACACAGAATAGACCATATGCTTAGACTTAGAAAACTACAAGATGAAACTCAAGGATTTAATGCCTTTATTCCACTTGTTTACCAAAAAGAAAATAATTATCTAAGAGTAAAAGAATTTTTAACAGGACAAGAAATCTTAAAAACAATGGCTATTTCAAGAATATTACTTGATAATATTCCTCATATAAAAGCATATTGGGTTACATCAACTGTAAAGCTTGCATTATTAGCTCAAGAGTTTGGAGCAAATGATTTAGATGGAACAATCGAAAAAGAATCTATTCAAAGTGCAGCAGGAGCAAAAAGTGCAAATGGTATGCCTTTAGAACAATTTGTAGACTTGATTAAAAACTCAGGGTTTACCCCAGTAGAACGAGATTCTTTATATAATGAGATAAAGTTTTGGTAA
- a CDS encoding ABC transporter ATP-binding protein: MIGISIRDLTVSFGELKILENISFEVQAGEIVTILGPSGCGKSTILRCISSLHNEYTGEIYLNETCLVNNGKRECNTDIGYIFQDYALFPHLSVKENIEFALYKLKSNEKKEKVESLLKQFDLEVHANKQIHELSGGQQQRVSIARVLAYEPKVILLDEPFSNLDTILRNKTKIWLKKMIKDLGLSAILVTHDQKEALSMSDKIAIINNKKIEQFGTPFELFENPSSFYVANFLNRVNKLPTKLVETLGINISLNDTAVLSIDKVILSQDSTRLKGKILDISYCGDYYELEVYLEDFNNEIILKTSFINDLANKEKCFIDIKKEDIKIVKK; encoded by the coding sequence ATGATAGGCATTAGTATAAGAGATTTAACTGTATCTTTTGGAGAATTAAAAATCTTAGAGAATATTTCATTTGAAGTTCAAGCAGGTGAAATAGTTACAATTTTAGGTCCAAGTGGATGTGGGAAAAGTACTATTTTAAGATGTATTTCTTCTTTACATAATGAATATACAGGTGAAATCTATTTAAATGAAACTTGTTTGGTAAATAATGGAAAAAGAGAGTGTAATACAGATATTGGATATATTTTTCAAGATTATGCACTTTTCCCCCATTTAAGTGTAAAAGAAAATATAGAGTTTGCTCTTTATAAGCTAAAAAGTAATGAAAAAAAAGAAAAAGTAGAAAGCTTATTAAAACAGTTTGATTTAGAAGTTCATGCAAATAAACAAATACATGAATTAAGTGGAGGGCAACAACAAAGAGTTTCTATTGCAAGAGTTTTAGCCTATGAACCAAAAGTTATTTTACTTGATGAACCTTTTTCTAATTTAGATACTATCTTAAGGAATAAGACAAAAATTTGGCTAAAGAAAATGATAAAAGATTTAGGATTGAGTGCTATTTTAGTTACCCATGATCAAAAAGAAGCCTTAAGTATGTCTGATAAAATTGCGATTATAAATAATAAAAAAATAGAACAGTTTGGAACTCCTTTTGAACTTTTTGAAAATCCCAGCTCTTTTTATGTAGCAAATTTTTTAAATAGAGTTAATAAGCTTCCTACTAAGTTAGTTGAAACATTAGGAATAAATATCTCTTTAAATGATACTGCTGTATTATCTATTGATAAAGTTATTTTATCTCAAGATAGTACTAGACTAAAAGGAAAAATATTAGATATTTCTTATTGTGGGGATTATTATGAACTAGAAGTTTATTTAGAAGATTTCAACAATGAAATAATCCTAAAAACATCATTTATTAATGATTTAGCTAATAAAGAAAAGTGTTTTATAGATATAAAAAAAGAAGATATAAAAATAGTAAAAAAGTGA